In a genomic window of Platichthys flesus chromosome 24, fPlaFle2.1, whole genome shotgun sequence:
- the otub1b gene encoding ubiquitin thioesterase OTUB1b, which translates to MTSRRRRKQKSTAKMAEEQQESSQGEMEAEGNRNSVKHTEKTGVNCLAYDEAIIAQQDRIQQEIANSNPLVSDRQDLSVLQREYADEDTIYQLKIKDLYKQYSYIRKTRPDGNCFYRAFGFAHLESLLEDSKELQRFKAVASKSKLDLVNEGFTEFTIEDFHNTFMDLIELCEKQPRLQELLNSFNDQNVSDYVVVYLRLLTSGYLQREYGFFQHFIEGGRSVKEFCQQEVEPMSKESDHIHIIALAQALNVSILVEYMDRGEGGTVNHHVFPEGGDPRIFLLYRPGHYDILYK; encoded by the exons ATGACGTCACGCAGGAGAAGGAAGCAGAAGTCCACAGCTAAGATggcggaggagcagcaggaatcatcacagggagagatggaggcagagggaaACCGTAACAGCGTAAAACATACCGAGAAAACAG GAGTGAACTGCCTCGCATATGACGAGGCCATAATTGCTCAGCAGGACAGAATTCAGCAGGAG ATCGCCAACAGTAACCCTTTAGTGTCGGACAGACAGGACCTGTCAGTGCTGCAGAGGGAGTATGCGGATGAAGACACAATTTATCAGCTCAAGATCAAG gaCCTATACAAACAATACTCGTACATCCGTAAGACGCGACCTGATGGGAACTGTTTCTACAGAGCCTTCGGTTTCGCACATCTCGAATCCCTGTTAGAAGACAGCAAAGAACTTCAGAG GTTCAAAGCAGTTGCATCAAAAAGTAAACTGGACCTGGTCAATGAAGGCTTCACCGAGTTCACCATTGAAGACTTCCACAATACT TTCATGGATCTGATCGAACTGTGTGAGAAACAGCCAcgcctgcaggagctgctgaactCCTTCAACGACCAGAATGTGTCCGACTACGTGGTCGTGTACCTGCGGCTGCTAACCTCGGGCTACCTGCAGCGAGAGTATGGCTTCTTCCAGCATTTCATAGAGGGAGGACGCTCTGTGAAGGAGTTCTGTCAGCAG GAGGTAGAGCCAATGTCTAAAGAAAGTGACCACATTCACATCATCGCCTTAGCCCAGGCCCTGAACGTATCCATCCTGGTGGAGTACATGGATAGAGGAGAAGGTGGAAcagtcaatcatcacgtcttcCCCGAAGGCGGCGACCCACGCATCTTCCTCCTCTACAGACCCGGCCATTATGACATCTTGTACAAATAA
- the nectin4a gene encoding nectin-4, with product MTPLLNSPSLCLLILRIFVTQGVFVEQPPKKGIRSLAEKETVLPCRYEPSEPNVVVVQVTWYKEKPGASKEQIITAHHANGQTAFGSWSRKVHFRSSEPTVDSSLVFRSTEVSDEGQYICRINTFPSGNFDSVMSLTVWTVPISSLDPVIMVEGQSYGQAASCRSIARPPPRLSWESALNGQSTNRTSENGAVTSHYSLHPLRSMNGMKLDCLVWHPTSKKPRRLSNSLVVYFPPHAEVSGYGGDWFIGLENAALRCVSGGNPKPSITWIRVGKELPEGVIPHPNGTLLFGRPLSLSDEGTYQCVAENEVSAGKAAVDITVAESRADPKMPEELLMLIVGAVAGGLLLLMLIIVITVTCHHKRKSSKLKKELTEKTEEISTLSRHASIRRMHSVSTDTRGATEENIPLRVEGTLRTSFSSLGEQGHYLDSRSSISGGRGGGGGGGGGAYDYLGRPVLHNNSRRGRDRLLERDEENRLRVETFVRDSTISLQETRFHPPLMPTTFPIVQSTETVRQLNGSTVMPADSGGSRPGSVTSKTHQHPPLSCSYPPVTDDEDEVDEGLGGPASQEHPDDQDSETNSSHVSEAHSPRYQHTNGTLRPKPRPIPTAISPHASLIHKAQIV from the exons ATGACACCTCTGCTGAACAGtccctccctgtgtctccttaTCCTCCGGATCTTTG TGACGCAGGGAGTGTTTGTAGAGCAGCCCCCAAAAAAGGGTATCCGCTCCCTGGCCGAGAAGGAGACCGTCCTGCCATGTCGCTACGAGCCGAGTGAACCCAACGTGGTGGTGGTGCAGGTCACCTGGTATAAGGAGAAACCCGGGGCCAGCAAGGAGCAGATCATCACCGCACACCACGCCAACGGACAAACCG CATTTGGGTCGTGGTCTCGTAAAGTGCACTTCAGAAGCAGCGAGCCCACGGTGGACTCGTCCCTGGTTTTCCGGAGCACGGAGGTCTCAGATGAGGGGCAGTACATCTGCCGCATCAACACCTTCCCCTCCGGCAACTTCGACAGTGTGATGTCACTCACCGTATGGA CCGTTCCCATCTCCTCCCTGGACCCTGTGATCATGGTGGAGGGTCAGTCCTACGGACAGGCCGCGTCCTGCCGCTCTATAGCCCGCCCGCCCCCCCGCCTCTCCTGGGAGAGCGCCCTGAACGGCCAGTCCACCAACCGTACCTCAGAAAACGGGGCGGTCACCTCACACTACTCCCTGCACCCACTGAGGAGCATGAACGGCATGAAGCTGGACTGTCTGGTGTGGCACCCGACTTCCAAGAAGCCCCGCAGGCTCAGCAACAGCCTGGTAGTTTACT TCCCGCCGCATGCAGAGGTGTCTGGCTACGGTGGAGACTGGTTCATCGGTCTGGAGAACGCTGCCCTGAGGTGCGTGAGCGGAGGAAACCCCAAACCGAGTATCACCTGGATCAG AGTGGGCAAAGAGCTGCCGGAAGGTGTGATCCCCCACCCTAACGGAACACTCCTTTTTGGGCGACCCCTGAGCTTGTCCGACGAAGGCACCTACCAGTGTGTGGCAGAGAATGAAGTGTCAGCGGGGAAGGCGGCGGTGGACATTACTGTGGCAG AATCTCGCGCGGACCCGAAAATGCCAGAAGAATTGCTGATGCTCATCGTGGGGGCTGTGGCTGGCGggctgctgctcctgatgctcATCATCGTCATCACAGTCACGTGTCACCACAAACGCAAGAGCAGCAAGCTGAAGAAGGAGCTCACTGAGAAGAC GGAGGAAATCTCCACCCTCTCCAGACATGCCTCTATCAGGAGGATGCACTCCGTCAGCACAGACACCAGAGGAGCG ACGGAGGAGAACATCCCTCTGAGGGTGGAGGGAACCCTGAggaccagcttctcctccctcgGG GAGCAGGGCCACTACCTGGACAGCCGCTCTTCAATCTCAGgtgggcgaggaggaggaggaggaggaggagggggagcgtACGACTACCTGGGCAGACCAGTCCTTCACAACAACTCGCGAAGGGGGAGAGACAGGCTCCTGGAAAGAGACGAGGAAAACCGACTCCGAGTGGAGACGTTTGTAAGAGACAGCACCATATCTCTG CAGGAAACTCGGTTCCACCCTCCTCTAATGCCGACAACCTTCCCCATTGTCCAGTCCACGGAGACTGTGCGACAGCTGAACGGCAGCACTGTCATGCCAGCGGACAGCGGGGGTTCTCGGCCGGGCAGTGTCACCAGCAAAACCCACCAGCACCCTCCACTGAGCTGCAGCTATCCACCGGTGACGGATGATGAGGACGAGGTGGACGAAGGCTTGGGGGGTCCCGCCAGTCAGGAGCATCCCGACGACCAGGACAGTGAGACCAACAGCTCACACGTGTCCGAGGCCCACAGCCCCCGCTATCAGCATACCAATGGCACTTTGAGACCCAAACCCCGGCCGATTCCCACTGCCATCAGTCCCCATGCCTCCCTGATCCACAAGGCTCAGATAGTGTAG
- the fcer1g gene encoding high affinity immunoglobulin epsilon receptor subunit gamma — translation MAVWGRSTLLVAFPLWMCFGRADAFLPEPYICYVLDGILFLYGLILTALYCKIKFSKPAGPQKGKQNVEEGIYTGLTPHAQDTYETIGMKK, via the exons ATGGCCGTTTGGGGTAGGAGCACGCTACTGGTGGCTTTTCCTCTGTGGATGTGTTTTGGCAGAGCTGATG CCTTTCTTCCGGAACCGTATATTTGTTATGTGCTGGATGGGATCCTGTTTCTGTACGGCCTCATCCTGACAGCGCTCTACTGCAAAATCAAG TTCTCCAAGCCAGCTGGCCCTCAGAAAGGAAAGCAG AACGTTGAAGAGGGCATCTATACT GGTTTGACCCCTCATGCCCAGGACACGTACGAAACCATCGGCATGAAGAAGTGA
- the ndufs2 gene encoding NADH dehydrogenase [ubiquinone] iron-sulfur protein 2, mitochondrial produces MAATMLRSLTKLGRPSTKVLLNNSLLSPSCAVLQSRQKQWQPDVEWTEQFAGAVMYPTALNEKWTPPPWNDKDPPAEKEVANLTINFGPQHPAAHGVLRLVMELSGESVKKCDPHIGLLHRGTEKLIEYKTYLQALPYFDRLDYVSMMCNEEAYSLAVEKLLNIQAPPRAQWIRVLYGEMTRILNHIMAITTHALDIGAMTPFFWLFEEREKMFEFYERVSGARMHAAYIRPGGVHQDLPLGLMDDIYEWCKNFSIRIDEVEEMLTNNRIWKNRTVDIGVVSAEDALNYGFSGVMLRGSGIKWDLRKSQPYDKYDEVEFDVPIGSKGDCYDRYLCRVEEMRQSLRIMHQALNMMPEGEIKVDDAKVAPPKRSEMKTSMESLIHHFKLYTEGYQVPPGSTYTAVEAPKGEFGVYLVSDGSSRPYRCKIKAPGFAHLAGLDKMAKGHMLADVVAIIGTQDIVFGEVDR; encoded by the exons ATGGCGGCCACAATGTTGAGGTCGCTTACTAAACTAGGACGTCCTTCAACTAAAGTATTATTAAATAACAGTTTGCTGAGTCCTAGCTGTGCTGTTCTGCAAAGCCG GCAGAAACAATGGCAGCCAGATGTGGAGTGGACGGAGCAGTTTGCTGGGGCAGTGATGTACCCCACTGCCCTCAATGAGAAGTGGACCCCGCCACCATGGAATG ATAAGGATCCTCCTGCAGAGAAGGAAGTCGCCAACCTGACCATCAACTTCGGCCCCCAGCATCCTGCAGCTCACGGTGTGCTGCGTCTGGTGATGGAGCTCAGTGGAGAGTCAGTCAAGAAATGTGACCCACATATTGGCCTGCTTCACCGTGGCACAGAGAAGCTCATAGAGTACAAGACCTATCTGCAG gCTCTGCCTTACTTTGACCGTCTGGACTATGTTTCCATGATGTGTAACGAGGAGGCTTACTCTCTGGCTGTGGAGAAGCTGCTCAACATCCAAGCTCCACCCCGTGCCCAGTGGATCAGAG tgCTGTACGGAGAGATGACCCGCATCCTGAACCACATCATGGCCATCACCACTCACGCTCTCGACATTGGTGCCATGACCCCCTTCTTCTGGCTGTTCGAGGAGCGGGAGAAG atGTTTGAGTTCTATGAGCGAGTGTCTGGAGCCAGAATGCATGCTGCATACATCAGACCTGGTGGTGTTCATCAG GATTTGCCCCTGGGTCTGATGGACGACATCTACGAGTGGTGCAAGAATTTCTCCATTAGAATCGATGAGGTAGAAGAG ATGTTGACCAACAATCGTATCTGGAAGAACCGTACTGTGGACATTGGGGTGGTTTCTGCTGAGGATGCCCTCAACTATGGCTTCAG TGGAGTGATGCTGCGAGGTTCGGGCATCAAGTGGGACCTGAGGAAGTCTCAGCCTTACGACAAGTATGACGAGGTGGAGTTTGACGTGCCCATCGGGAGCAAAGGAGATTGTTATGACAG gtatctgtgcagagtggaggagatgaGGCAGTCCCTCAGGATCATGCACCAGGCACTCAACATGATGCCAGAGGGAGAGATTAAGGTGGATGACGCCAAGGTGGCCCCACCCAAGAGGTCCGAGATGAAG ACGTCCATGGAGTCTCTGATCCATCACTTTAAGCTGTACACAGAGGGCTACCAGGTCCCCCCAGGGTCTACATACACAGCTGTGGAGGCACCAAAG GGAGAGTTTGGTGTTTATCTGGTGTCGGACGGCTCCAGCAGACCCTATCGCTGCAAGATCAAAGCTCCTGGATTCGCTCACTTG GCGGGCCTGGATAAAATGGCCAAAGGACACATGCTAGCTGATGTTGTCGCCATTATTG GTACACAGGACATAGTGTTTGGCGAAGTGGACCGCTAA